The Egibacteraceae bacterium genome contains the following window.
AGGGCGTCGAGGTCGGCGGGCCGCTTCACGAGCACGCCGCGAGCCCCGACCCGGTCGAGCATCCGCAGGTGCTCGAGGACGTCGCCCTGCAGGGCGAGGACGCCGACACGCGGTCCCTCCGCCGCGTCCGCGCCCTCCACCGGGCCGCGCGCGAGCGGCTCCCCCGGGACGCGAGCGGGTCTGTCCGCCATACGCCAAGCGTATCGGCGCAATCCGCCCGCCCGCGTGCGCCGAACCCCCCGTGAATCAATCGTCCGACCTCGCCACGAAGGAGGCACAGGTCATGAGCATCAACCAGATCTTCGGCTACGCGTTCGGAGCGGTCTACGTCGCCGTGGGACTGCTCGGCTTCGCCGTCACCGGTGGCGTGGGGTTCGTGTCGCCGGAAGGAGGGCTCCTGCTCGGCATCTTCGAGGTGAACCCGCTGCACAACATCGTCCACCTCGCCGTCGGCGCCGGCTTCATCCTCGGCGCGGTCGGCGGGCTCGGGTCCGCCCGGCTCGTGAACACCGCGATCGGCGTGGTCTACGTGGCGGTGGCCTTCCTCGGCGTCATCGTGCCGGAGAGCTCCCAGGCGAACCTGCTCGCGCTCAACGTCGCCGACCACGCGCTGCACTTCGCCACCGGCGCGCTGGCCCTCGGCGTCGGCCTCGCCGCCGACCGCAGCCGGGAGGCCATCGCGGTCAGGTGAGCGCCTGGCGCTTTCCCACACGGACGCTGGTGACGGGGCAGCTGCGGGAGCGCCTCCCCCCGGATGCTGGTAGGCGGCGCGCCGCAGCCGCCTACCAGCCACCCTCGGCGAGCCGGTTGTCCACACCGTGGGCAACCCGCTCGCCCGAGCTGGCTTCCGGGAAGCCGCCGGTGGGCGCCTACCAGCCTCGCTCGGCGAGCGCGACGCCGGGGTCGGTGAGCCCGACCATCGCCTCGCCGAGGTCGCGGCTGACCTTCGCGACGACGTCGGGGTCGGTGAAGTACGTCGTCGCCTCGACGATCGCGCGGGCTCGGCGGGCGGGGTCGCCCGACTTGAAGATGCCCGAGCCGACGAACACCCCGTCGGC
Protein-coding sequences here:
- a CDS encoding DUF4383 domain-containing protein, which produces MSINQIFGYAFGAVYVAVGLLGFAVTGGVGFVSPEGGLLLGIFEVNPLHNIVHLAVGAGFILGAVGGLGSARLVNTAIGVVYVAVAFLGVIVPESSQANLLALNVADHALHFATGALALGVGLAADRSREAIAVR